The Lepeophtheirus salmonis chromosome 13, UVic_Lsal_1.4, whole genome shotgun sequence genome segment TAGACTTGCATactcttttctcattattactaaaagaaatgaaaagacTGGACATAATATTATCCACAAATTATTTCCTAGCTAATTCATACTTactccttgattttttttttttttgatcaatacaTAAGtacaataaatttcttaaaaatgaatatcaaatttaaaaaatattcaataagcTATCAAGACCTAATGATCGTCATctccattttgacaaaaatataatcctgcatcTTGAGTCTTCATTCCAAAGATAGTGCATATAATAGTTAAAACTGAATCGTAATGGGTACATAAATGAGTTTGCCTATACTTCCCTGAAATATCAtaatcatgattattttttaacacaaaataaataacattcaaaaaacgtaaataaatatttagttaatagTTATGATATACTATTGCATGATGATTAATTAGAGTGAAGGGATTTTCGATTATTGAGTTCTGCTCATTTGTTTAATGCTTTCCATCCAACATAGGTAGAAATTTTTCTTGGAGAGCATTGGCAAGCTAAATTATGCACGACAAAGAGCtagatccttaaaaaaaagattaatagtGGGGTACTTTTTTCGAAATGAAGACAATAAAAATCATGAAACTAAtggcaaaattaattatattttacatattatatatccaATGAGCTAATCTCATTAGTATTTTTCACCCATACATAcatgaaaattaacatgattaTATCCAATTAATGCAGTTCCTCAAATTGAAAagacatcaatttaaaaatatgaacgtAACATGAATCATGAATTACGAGGATGGATTCATCTGAAAAGAGAATTTAGACCTTGATACAAACCTGAGGCACAACTGACTCACCAACAAGTCATGGCTAGCTAGGCATGGAATGACGTTGTAATAGATGACGTGCATGATCATGATGTCAAAATTTTCTCTCCTTTTCCTCTCTGCATGTGACGTAAGATCCATGATTAAAAAGAAGACCTACTACTACCTATTAggctattataaataatataagttattattttataacatagtaTGTAACAActttgagaaatattttattaatgtatgacGTTTCAGCTGCTGTCTTTGCTTACAAAAGGACGTACACAGAAAGAAAATGAAGTGAATTTTTAGTGAAAGAAGAAGGGTGGCCGCGAAGGAGGATCCCtggatagaaagagaaaggaaataaaacgaagaagaagagaaaaggaGTTGTGAGTTGTGTGAAGTTGTGACGTGGCGTTTCATATCTCGGGTTTAAGCCTGAGTGCGGgtatagagagagagaagaataaagagagagagagagagatgattaagaaaaagaaaaaaaatattcggacTCAGACGTTCAAAAAAACGGGAACTAATCATTGACAAGTGAATATCTTGAAGTCCTCTAATCCAGCactatttcatatttgagtcgCATTCAAGTTTTTATACAAGAGTAAAGTAATGTCCTTGGGACCTCCTCACCCCCATCAAAGGCCTGCAGTGAGGTAAGTGTATTCTTCTCAGCACAAGTGAATGAATGTACtaatgatgattaattgataGTCCTGGACTCGCTGGTCCCATGGGAAGCATGAACTTGGGTCCTCCAATTCCTTCTTCCAATGGATTGACAAATGGCCTTCATCCTCCAAAAGTAGGTACGTCTCAGGCTGGAGAAGTCGGAAGCCCTTTGCAGAATGTCCTTGGACCCAAAGGCCCGGGACAAGGGTTTTCCCCTTCCACTCCCCATTTTGGGACTCCAATGCCTTTTTCATCCGGGGGGCCATCACCCAGACAGCCTCCGCCAGTCTCGAGTCCCTTCCCTTCTTCCCTCTCATCACCAATGCAGATTGGACCCCCATCCATGGGGAGTGGGAAGCCCTTGATGCCTCCACCTGTTGGGGCATCCACATTAATACAAGCACAAGGGAATGGCGGAAGAAGCACTCCTGGGAGCATGCTGCCGCCGCTTCCTCCCTCCATATCCACTCATGGACCTTCCCCCACCTCcattcaaacaaacaaacaaagtgGGGCTCCTCTTGATGCAAATCCCTCATCTTCAGCAGCATTTGATGCATCCATGTCAAATGCTTCTCTTTCTGGAATAGCCTCACAAAGTCCTATGGGAGGAATGTATGGGATAGGTAGATCTACACCGATGTCATCTTCAGGTGATATGCCTCCCAAGTCATCAACAGGTGGGCCTCCTCTAATGTCATCTTCTGGTGGATTTGATTCTATGTCTCCACATCCCATGCAATCATCGGCTGGAATAACTCTTACATCTACTTCTAGTGGACCACCTCCAATGCCATCATCCAGTGGAATGCCTCCCGCGTCTACTACTGGTGGACCACCTCCAATGCCATCATTTAATGGAATGTCTACGTCTGGTGGGCcttctaatattttatcttcaaatgGAATTCCTCCTGCATCTTCCGCCAGTGGCCCACCTCTAATGTCATCACCGGATGGAATGTCTCTTATGTCTTCTAAAGGATCACCTATGCCTGGACTAGGTGAAAAGATTCAAACGTCTATGACAAGTGAATTATTACCCACTCCAGTGACATCAGCACCTGTAGAAAGTTTTTCGGGCATGTCTTCTATGTCTGTACCAGGAGGTGCATCCCTAAAATCATCATTGACTAATCATTCTTCAATGGGGATGCCACCCATGTCTAGACAAGGTGTATCTTCGTCAATGGGGATGCCACCCATATCTACACAAGGTGCATCCTCATCAATGGGGATGCCACCCATGTCTACACATGGTTTATCCTCTCCAATGGGGATGCCACCCATGTCTACACAAGCTGTGTCCTCTCCAATGGGGATGATGCCAGCAAAGTCTCCATTAGGTGGTCCATCTTCAATTGGTGCTCGACCTACAACCACTCCTGGAGGGTTTCCTCCCATGCCAACCTCTGAAGCGCCAGCTATTTCTACCCCTGGAGGTTTCCCCCCTATGTCTACTCCAGGAGGTTTCCCTCCTATGTCTTCTCCTGGAGGGCCCCTAATGGGTATGCCACCTATGTCTACTCCTGGAGGCTTTCCTCCCACATCAACATCTAGTAGAACTCAAATAGGTGTATCACCCATCCTTAATCCTGGAGGGTCATCCATAGGTATGCAACCAATGCCAACTCCTGGTGCATCCCCTATGGGAATGCCGCCTATGTCAACTCCTGGTGCACACCCCATGGGAATGACATCTATATCAACTCCTGGAGCACCCCCCATGGGAATGACACCTATGCAAACACCTTGTGCACCCCCCATGGGAATGCCATCTATGCAAACACCCGGTGCACCCCCCATGGGAATGCCACCTATGCAAACACCCGGTGCTACCCCCATGGGAATGCCACCTATGCAAACACCCGGTGCACACCCCATGGGAATGCCACCTATGCAAACACCCGGTGCACCCTCCATGGGAATGCCACCTATGCAAACACCTGGGGCACCCCCAATGGGAATGCCACCTATGCTAACGCCTGGTACATCTCACATGGGAATGCCACCTATGCTAACGCCTGGTGCATCCCCCATGGGAATGCCACCTATGTCTACACCTGGGGCACCTCCTTCTATGTCTACACCCGGAGGTTTTCCTCCAAGATCAGGTACATTACCTCCTCCCCCTGGGCCTGGTATGTCAAATTCCCATGGTGGACTTAGACCTGGTGGATATCCAAATATACAACAACCTGTATCAAATGCTGGTGGAATGCAACCACCAATGATGGGCGCTCAACCAGGATATCCATCTCAGTCTCAGTTTGGAGGTGCTCCTTCGAGCGGAAAAAGAGGACTAGATCCGGATAATATGCCTAGTCCCATAGCAGTAATGGAAgatgattcaaaaaataattctggcTTTTTTGATACAAGAGAGAAGGGATTAGTTCCTCCCCTAGTTACAACAAAGTTTGTTGTGAGAGATTGTGGAAATGCCTCTCCAAGATATGTTAGATCAACTATGTATCACATTCCTGCTACTCCTGATCTTATGAAACAATGTGGAGTACCTTTTGGCTTAGTTATAACACCATTGGCTTTAACTAATGAAGGAGAATCAGAACCCGCCGTTACTGATTTTGGACCCGGAGGTCCTGTACGTTGTGTACGTTGTAAAGCATATATGTGTCCTTTTATGCAATTTGTTGATGGTGGTCGGAGatttcaatgtatattttgtaaagctACCTCCGATGTTCCTCAAGAATATTTTCAACATTTGGACCATAATGGAATGAGACTTGATCATTATCAAAGACCTGAGTTATGTATGGGAACATATGAGGTTATGGCCACAAAAGAATATTGTCGAGAGTCAGTGGAGCCTCTTACACCTGGAATCATATTTGCTATTGATGTTTCCTATCCAATGATCAAGGAAGGGATTGTGAACCTTGTGTGCCAAAATATGAAAGAGTTACTCAAAACATTACCCACTGATATCCATTGTGACAAAGATAAAATGAAAGTGGGTTTTATGGCATATGACAATAAgatcaatttttacaatatcaaaGGTGTTCTGACTCAACCCCAACAAATGACTGTCAGTGATGTTAATGATATGTTTGTTCCTCTGGTTGATGGCTTTATGGTGGATATCAAGGATGCTGAATCTGTAATTAACAGTCTAATGGAACAAATTCCTGTTTTATTTGGAGAAACTCGTGAAACTGAAACCATGTTAGGTCCTGTTATTCAAGCTGGAAAAGAAGCATTTAAAGCGGCAAAGTGCTCCGGAAAATTAGTTGTTTTCCATCACAATCTTCCTATTTGTGATGCCCCAGGAAAACTTATTAATCGAGATGATCGAAAGCTTCTTAATACTGAGAAGGAAAAAGCGGTTTTATCTCCACAATCAAGGTTCTATAACGAACTTGGACAGGAGTGTGTTTCGGTGGGATGTTCAGTCGATCTTTTCCTTTTCAATAATGCCTACATAGATGTTGCCACTTTGAGTCAAATTTGTAGACTTACAGGAGGTCAACTTTACAAATACACCTACTTTCAATCTGAGTTAGATGGAGAAAGATTTCTAAGTGATCTAAGACATAATATCAAACGATCCGTTGTGTTCGATGCTATTATGAGAGTAAGAACTTCGACTGGTGTTCGACCAGTTGACTTCTTTGGAAGTTTTTATATGGCCAATTCTACAGACACAGAACTTGCTTCAATAAACTCTGATATGTCTGTAGCTTGTGAGATTAAGCACGATGACAAATTGACAGATGAGGATGGTGTTTATATACAAATCGCTTTGTTGTTCACATCTTGTTCTGGACAGCGTAGGCtacgaataattaatttatcacttAACACTGGTACCAATTTAGCTGATATGTATAGATCATGTAAGTAAAAACTctcaagaaatattaattatttgtatatttttatttggttttttatattgtttttaggTGATTTGGACACGATAATAAACTTCACTGCGAAACAATCAATCAGCCGTCTGATGGAGTCAAATCCAAAAACAGTGAAAGAGTTACTTATCAACAATTGTGCCCAAATACTAGCTTGTTATCGTAAAAATTGTGCATCCAATTCATCTGTGGGTCAATTAATTCTTCCAGAGTGCATGAAATTACTTCCTCTCTACACCAATTGTCTCATTAAATCAGATGCTTTGGTTGGAGGTCAGGATGTTGGATGTGATGAGCGAGCCTTTTTAATGAGTATTGTTTGTAGTATGGATGTCAAATCTTCAGTTTCATTCTTTTATCCGAGCCTTATTCCAATTCATGATGTTGATCCCACAGAAAGTCACATCCCTAAAATAATAAGGTGCAGTTACGAAAAGATACGGGAAGATGGTGTTTATCTTTTGGAAAATGGTTTacacatatttatgtacattggaTTAGGAACAGATTCATCCTGGGTTAAAGACATTTTTGGGGTGGAAAGTGCTTCTCAAATTGATGTTGAGAAAGTAAGATTTGATCAAGTTAGAGATAATCCTCGTTATAAGAGAGTCTCTGGAATTATAAGAGATCTTAGAATGAGAAGATCAAGATACATGAGGCTTTTCTTTGTTCGACCGAAAGATAAATTAGATATACTCTTTAAACATTTTCTATGTGAAGATCGTACTGGACATGATGGTAACTTTTCCTACGTTGATTTCCTTTGCTTTATGCATAAAGAGATTCGAGCCCTTCTCGGATgaatcatcaataattttatcttcatttttttacgcGCTCTATtgtttaaagaatttaaaatttatcaaagttacaattttaaaaatatttatatcttatataatagtctctttttttaaaaagaagaaaacacaAGTGTATAGAATATGTATCAATTTGTATTGGTTGGAATATGTTGACGAATTTTaagtataactatttttattatatttgatgctTTGActacagtttttttaatagaaacaaACTCTATCACCCACTCCTTCCCTTTTGgaatataaatcatattgaaatagtgattatatacatttatttatgaatttataaataaatgtatctatatatgtatgcaatTCAGAATTCCATATAGTAACAGCGGCATTTGACGGTGAGAACAAAATGATCTTTCGcttttataaaaacatgtatttcAGTAAATAAGctaaaatgatacaaattaaaaaaagaacaataaatgaATCGGTAAATTTGCTCCTGTAGATGGAATGTCCTTATTGTGTTCAATACATCATGGAAGTACTTCAATTTCTCTTACGTCCTGTGGTTGTAGTTGTATACTTATGTATGCCTTGAACTTACTTTAAACCAATTTAGGATCGAAGTTTTCTTTGATTCGAAACCtgaataagattatatatatttttgtggtaAAATAGAAGAAAGATTGAATTAATAGCATGAAATGAAGGCGTTCCCACCTttttgaaaagaaggaaaagaaagaaagaaagcaCCCCCTAAAAATGAAGagtaaaaatccataatatttGTCCAAGTTGTTTCATTTTCTCTTTTGTCCTTCCGAAATCCTCTTTGATGGTCGATCCATAAGACTAACACATAAATATTAGAACATGCATTTATTTGAATACGTACATTAAAACAAATTCAttattgatcaaattaaaaaaaatatattagaaaattaatgcAGATTTAAATGGGAGAATAATAATCGGCCTCAGGATGTCCTTTCCCGGCTTTCATCGATTTTGCATTGTTCTTCAAGAACAAATTACAAAAGTTTGACCTATGAAACGAGATGCAAAGTCGGGTCCGGACCAACTGCCACCGTCAGATATCTTCTTATACACAGGAAGTCGGAAGAGTATATCACAATTTGAACACGTCTTCTATTGGATTGaggagtttttttaaaacttgaataACTCAAGAGATACacaatttctttgtctttgGAGTAAGTTTGTAAGAGTGAAACAAAAGTATACTCTGTatcttttattcttctttagaaAGGGACTCTTCGTTTTCACAACAGAGAATTGAGTGCGTATTGGAAGAAGAAGCTTACGGAAGaaagagttttttaaataataaaaatacatcatacaCAATAAGAGAAAGCTCTTTAATCGATTTTGCCCAGGGTTCCTCTTCTCTCCCTCCAAAAaagcgtttttttttaatccaaagaACAGCCTCTTCCTTCCTCTTACTcctaaatagaaataaaaatgactctCTAGCACCGTACTGATGATAGTTGCCGCTTtctaaaaatgagaaatattttttttagattcgtTCTTctacataatacaaaaaataagaacaaaagaTGTGTGTCTGGTAAATAACtactattagaaatatatatatatatgatcttaTTTAGTTGTTATATACTTTACCCATTATAGTACATACAAGCTGAGAGTCTTCCGAGAAGAAAGTTATTGAAGAAAGCCCCTCttgaaaaaatctttcaaataacCTACGTAGGTACAATATTATGTGGAAGGAAAAGGATAGAAGAGAGCCCAGAAGAGTCTTTCTCATTTTTGATTGCTGCAGGTGTAATTTTCGTTATATCATCAACTATCTcactttttttactcaattccttcactcccaaaataataataataataatgatagatcACTCaagaaaacaaacttttttccttcaaaacatCCTCTTTGttagtcatataaataaatataaacggaTATATTTTcgtataatataattagatttcTAGAGTAGGTTGAGCAATCAATAAGCTAGAGAACAAATGGAAACCCCATCTCATTCCTGAGTTATTCAAACGTTCTTTctttaataaactttaataatataatcaatagtAGAGATGAAAGGTTAGTTgtgttattgttgttgttgtctgTACagaacaaatcaatattttcattccTAACCTCAAGAGTACACACCTAAATATTGGGGAGGGGCAAtagtaatctttaaaatttgtatcttatatttatttagcattATCATTACATTTCCCTCAATGATCCAGATGTTTACAAGATACAAATGatgtaaaattagaattaaataacGGAATATGATTATCATTCATAAAGACACAAGACATTAACAAGACATGTTCttgttaatacataataattcaaagttcaatatattttaaaaatgtgttgtaTAATCATTTATTCGTAGAATCAGGTTATCTACAtcttaagagaataatttttagtgAGTACCCTAATACTTGATCTTTTGGGAAATCAAAGTGCATAATTATTGAGACACTTGCATAGTTTATTTTAAGGGATATGTCTTTTTTAAAGGGCCTATGAATGTGAAcacaatgaaatttaaaaaaaaagtgtaaatcggcaaaatgtatgtatgtatataaataaaattaaaataattaggaaTTAATATCCAGCTCATTTTCGTCATCAGAATCTGGAGCGAGCACGACTTGAGCTCCAGTTATATTACTTggattaaatgttttattaaaacatctcttgaaaaaatacttgattttcTTGGAGGGAGGCGATTCTGATATGGGAGGATCATCATTATTAATACCTGAGATATTCAAATGACTTAAAGGGGTACACTTGGAAGTATTTTCAAGGGGAGTGTTCATAAAAGGTGTGCTAGTTTTCCGTTTCATACTGATAGAATCATTGGAAACCAATTGAGATCGTTGATCAGTTAGTGTATCAATTGACCTTTGAGATGCTCTAGGATCATCATAATCACTCCTAAGACTATGTTTTGAAGTTGATAGAACCATTTTTGACTTAAAGGAAGGATTTCCATCAATTTCAAACATGATTggactttttatgaaaaacaaaaaacccgGAATAAGACTGATGAACTCAATAAATACGCACCCTAAACTTACCTTCCTCCACTTTCAAATTTGACACTCACTAGACAGGCTAGACTTTCAGCAAATCCAATGAAGGGCCTTAATTCTCTAAGACAAAACGTCAATTCAGAGGCATTATCAATAGAGTATTCCTCGAATTCGTCCGGCTTTAGTGTCAACTCCGTATAAACGGAATTGGATTCAATCTTGGTTTTatttttcagctttttaatcattttctcATTAACATCATTAAAGTTCTTCATCATAAATCGAGATTCATCTACGTACATCGTCACTTCTTCTTGATTTGTTAAGAAATTTATAACTGCCTCAGAAAAAGTTTTGGACTTGACAAGGAACTGGTTGGATTGTCCAAAAAGTTCAATCTGTGTATTAAGTGGTTCATAGTCTATGAAAGGTAAGACATATGATTTCTTTACAGAATGTTTGCAAAAGagagttatttttaaatcattttgaagCATTTCCATTCTACAGGACTCTACAGTTTTTTCTAAGACAAATAGAGATCGAAAAGCCATGAGGATACCTTTAACGGAGACGCAATCTTTGGACCTGGAAGGAATGTAGAAAAGATCAGGATATGACTCAATTGAGTCTTCCGATagacaaaattacatttttccacCGGAATTGTAGCTCTCAAAGAAATTATCACTAaagaaatatcttaaataagCAGATTTGGAGGTATTGAAAGCAATAAGGGCAAGACCCTCTCCTCCAGGATCCAGATAAATGTCATCCCCAATCTTTGACAAACAATGCATAGTCCTTCCTATCACTaaaatgtaaattgtaaaacaaaaaccGATCTATTATTACGATTTCtttgatattcaaaattaattaataatacccTTAACATTATTCCCTGACACtatacatttcattttgtaatatttgctcCAACAAATCCGTATACGATGTTTCCAAGTATTCTTGAAATGAGTTGTTTTAGCGAAGCcctaattttacttattttcatttattatttattatgattcaaTAGTGAGTGAATGACGTAATTAAAACATCTGCAATTTCATTGGTCCAATTTGTAGTTCATGTTTTGAAAGTAAAAGCTAGCAAAAAGCGGGTAACGTTACCTAAAGATTAAAAGCTTTAACATTACACAAGGACTGCTAGAAGAAAGTAGTCCTTGCGTTACCACATCAatcgaaattttttaaatatacgtatataagTTTGGAACAGACCAattgactatatatttttaaggactTTCCATATTAGTATCTTTCAACCTCAACAATTATTCATATCAAAATTATGAGGTTCTGTTGttttaaaacaactttataGGGAGAAGAGAAAAtgccacaaaaaataaactttggaaGCACTTTACTCATATACTTCGTGCTATTTTCTCTTCTCCAAATAAGgttcattttaaatcacagaacctcttaattattttagaagatCGAAGATAATTAATCTTTAAATCTCAACAATTCTTAGTATAAAAATTGAACGGCTCTGTAGTTTAAATGAACTTTGTTTGGAGAAGAGAAAAtgccacaaaaaataaattttggaactATATGTTGATGTATATCATGGACATCTCTTGCTTGAGGTGTCCATGATGTATTTCAAGAACCCTATGTCTATATATAAGGTTGTGGCATTTCTGTCAACACTGCTAACCTGGTAGATGACGTCACGAACgggataaaaatcaaaataaactcaGTGATACTTCATACTTTACTTGACtgagaattaaataaattactttccaatataattataaaacatcctttggatctaaataataatggacTTGAATCTACATGGAGAGAAGGTAACCAACGATATGAAAGATATTTCGTTAAAGTTTTACtatcaataattcattatttaggTGGAACCTCCTGAGTCCAACCCCATAAAAAAATCGTCATAAAATGTGTG includes the following:
- the Sec24CD gene encoding protein transport protein Sec24C; the encoded protein is MSLGPPHPHQRPAVSPGLAGPMGSMNLGPPIPSSNGLTNGLHPPKVGTSQAGEVGSPLQNVLGPKGPGQGFSPSTPHFGTPMPFSSGGPSPRQPPPVSSPFPSSLSSPMQIGPPSMGSGKPLMPPPVGASTLIQAQGNGGRSTPGSMLPPLPPSISTHGPSPTSIQTNKQSGAPLDANPSSSAAFDASMSNASLSGIASQSPMGGMYGIGRSTPMSSSGDMPPKSSTGGPPLMSSSGGFDSMSPHPMQSSAGITLTSTSSGPPPMPSSSGMPPASTTGGPPPMPSFNGMSTSGGPSNILSSNGIPPASSASGPPLMSSPDGMSLMSSKGSPMPGLGEKIQTSMTSELLPTPVTSAPVESFSGMSSMSVPGGASLKSSLTNHSSMGMPPMSRQGVSSSMGMPPISTQGASSSMGMPPMSTHGLSSPMGMPPMSTQAVSSPMGMMPAKSPLGGPSSIGARPTTTPGGFPPMPTSEAPAISTPGGFPPMSTPGGFPPMSSPGGPLMGMPPMSTPGGFPPTSTSSRTQIGVSPILNPGGSSIGMQPMPTPGASPMGMPPMSTPGAHPMGMTSISTPGAPPMGMTPMQTPCAPPMGMPSMQTPGAPPMGMPPMQTPGATPMGMPPMQTPGAHPMGMPPMQTPGAPSMGMPPMQTPGAPPMGMPPMLTPGTSHMGMPPMLTPGASPMGMPPMSTPGAPPSMSTPGGFPPRSGTLPPPPGPGMSNSHGGLRPGGYPNIQQPVSNAGGMQPPMMGAQPGYPSQSQFGGAPSSGKRGLDPDNMPSPIAVMEDDSKNNSGFFDTREKGLVPPLVTTKFVVRDCGNASPRYVRSTMYHIPATPDLMKQCGVPFGLVITPLALTNEGESEPAVTDFGPGGPVRCVRCKAYMCPFMQFVDGGRRFQCIFCKATSDVPQEYFQHLDHNGMRLDHYQRPELCMGTYEVMATKEYCRESVEPLTPGIIFAIDVSYPMIKEGIVNLVCQNMKELLKTLPTDIHCDKDKMKVGFMAYDNKINFYNIKGVLTQPQQMTVSDVNDMFVPLVDGFMVDIKDAESVINSLMEQIPVLFGETRETETMLGPVIQAGKEAFKAAKCSGKLVVFHHNLPICDAPGKLINRDDRKLLNTEKEKAVLSPQSRFYNELGQECVSVGCSVDLFLFNNAYIDVATLSQICRLTGGQLYKYTYFQSELDGERFLSDLRHNIKRSVVFDAIMRVRTSTGVRPVDFFGSFYMANSTDTELASINSDMSVACEIKHDDKLTDEDGVYIQIALLFTSCSGQRRLRIINLSLNTGTNLADMYRSCDLDTIINFTAKQSISRLMESNPKTVKELLINNCAQILACYRKNCASNSSVGQLILPECMKLLPLYTNCLIKSDALVGGQDVGCDERAFLMSIVCSMDVKSSVSFFYPSLIPIHDVDPTESHIPKIIRCSYEKIREDGVYLLENGLHIFMYIGLGTDSSWVKDIFGVESASQIDVEKVRFDQVRDNPRYKRVSGIIRDLRMRRSRYMRLFFVRPKDKLDILFKHFLCEDRTGHDGNFSYVDFLCFMHKEIRALLG
- the Rad9 gene encoding cell cycle checkpoint control protein RAD9B — protein: MKCIVSGNNVKVIGRTMHCLSKIGDDIYLDPGGEGLALIAFNTSKSAYLRYFFSDNFFESYNSGGKMSKDCVSVKGILMAFRSLFVLEKTVESCRMEMLQNDLKITLFCKHSVKKSYVLPFIDYEPLNTQIELFGQSNQFLVKSKTFSEAVINFLTNQEEVTMYVDESRFMMKNFNDVNEKMIKKLKNKTKIESNSVYTELTLKPDEFEEYSIDNASELTFCLRELRPFIGFAESLACLVSVKFESGGSPIMFEIDGNPSFKSKMVLSTSKHSLRSDYDDPRASQRSIDTLTDQRSQLVSNDSISMKRKTSTPFMNTPLENTSKCTPLSHLNISGINNDDPPISESPPSKKIKYFFKRCFNKTFNPSNITGAQVVLAPDSDDENELDINS